The Haloarcula halophila nucleotide sequence TATGATACAGATTAAAAAGCCAATAGGCGACGGCACTTGCAACTATGACACCCAGGATACCAGCTAGCCAGTTCCCCTCAAAAACCAACTCACGTATCCCTCCAGTAGCGCCCCTAAAGGCTATTAAGACGAGTAGGACAAGTGCTAACCGACGAAAAGAAAAGCCGAGTTCCGTTCCCGGGTTCGGCTTGTCTGTATCCACAGTATATGATTTTTCAGCTCTATCTCAATGGTTCTTTCCCCGTTCAATACGCACACCTACCTACCGGCTGTTTCAGCGGGAAAGGTATGGATTCAATAGGAGTTCAACAGAGCCTCGAATTCCGATCCTGCCTTTTACGCTACTCAGAGGCAGTAGCTCCCTCCTTAGAAACTGGTCGTGCTTCTCGCAGCATTCTCAACGGAATAGACCAGCGATCTATACAGAATACGTCTCTAGAGGAATTCGAGCTATTCGGATATTGTCAGGTAACCCGTGCAAGATACAGAGCATAGATTCAGCAGGAACTTAGCGTATCATTTCATGCGATACGAGATACTGGCCTCTCCGAATGAGAGCTCGCACTTACTCAACGACTAACATCTTGTTAGCACCACGCTGAAACTCGAATGGAACTTCTCGGATATCGGTGGTGTAGCCCTCTGACTGGAGGTCCTTGACAAGTGTCTCAGCGATGTCGGACTGGTCGGCATCGAACCCATGCAGTGGGAACACGCGGAGTTGAGCGCCAACCCGGCATAACTCTCGGATAGTTTCGAGGTGAAACTCGTAGGACAACCGGTCGTCGTAGAGGAACAGAAAGTGTGCCGAAAGGACGAGATCAAACGCGTGATCGTCAAACGGGGTCGCTGGCAGATCCGCATAGACGTATCGGTCGCCGTTGTGGGCATAGTCAGACAGGAAGCGTGAGGCTGCCCGTTCACGGTAGGCCCTGAGTTCAGAAACATCGTCGTAGAACTCCCACACGTATAGATCTTCGACACCATCGAGAGCATCCATCGCCGTTTCGATATCCTCGGCACAACTACTCGACAACGCAGCCGGCGACCGATTGTACATTTTGTCTGCACCGACAGCCGTAATGTCATGTTCGTGAGCCACTGCCACGAAAGAACAGGGACCAGCAGGACAGTCGAGAATACTTTGTCCGGCCCAGGAAGCGGGATCGAAATCGAACATCTTCTGGTATTCGGTGAATGTTCGCCCTATGAAGGCGAACTCGTCAATCTCGTACTTTTTTGTAGTCATGACTCACCACCCATGTTGACCATATATGTACACTGATGTATAAAAATGTCCGTTTCAGACAGGCACTCTCTCTCTAACTCGAATGCAAGACTCGCGCTCTCCATCTTGCACAGCGTACAGAAAACCTACTGATATTGGCAGGACCGCTGGTGGTCAATACCCACGCTGAGCAGCTGGTTCGTCCCAAGAGTTCTGAACTCAATTCTTGAGTGCTGTACCTTGGCGCCGTATCTGCGTATCCGATTTCCGCTCGTGCGGTGCACGCTAATCAGAGGGTGCAGGTCCCACTATGAAGCTGTTCATGATTATCTCAGCATGCTCAATCGAGTTGTCTAACGATCAGTGCAGGGAGTGGACTGTCCGTTGGTCAACTGCCGCGATTCAGGTCGATCAGTCGGCTTCCTGGGCTCCGTCGCAGATCTGGAGATACGCACTGGTGATCGTCGCCGTTGCGACAGTCGCGCTCACGTCCGTGATAACTCCCTCGACGGTCTTCATAATGGTCCTGCCCTCGATGATCGTCTTCTCGGTCATCGCGTTCTTTTTGAGGATGAAATACGGGGAGTTCAACGCCAGTCCGTAGCGGTGTAGCTCAATAGCCAAGGCCCACGTTGCTCCTGTCCTGAATAACGCGACATATAGCCGGTCGGGTGTGGGGTGTTCCAATGGAAGCACGAAACTCGGGAGGCCATTACCAAGCAACCTGCTTCAGCGGTTGATGCCTGAGAATCAAAGTACTATGCTCTATAGCTGCTCACTTCGCTCTCGTGTCACTTCTCCGATTCCCGCGTTCGCCGAACAGGCGGGGCACGCATACACTGTGCCCTCACCGTCACCAAATACTCGCACGAACCGGTCCGAGACGTGTCCGCCGCAGGTACTGCATTCCGGCATACGGGTCAGTGACCCTCCTCAAGAGCCGACGCTTTGCGACCCAACTCATACTGCCTGTTGAAATCCTCGCGTGGATACGGTATGTGTTCCCAGAGTCGAATGCCTGTGCTATCTATGTCACTCGTTCTGTCTTCCCGTATTGATGATCGTGGGCTATCAAACGCCGTTGTGGATTGGATACAGATGTCTGGTGTCATCGCTCTGAATACCGAATCGCTCCAGTCGTGACTTCGGTGATTCCGATATCAGCGAGTTCGGCTATCACTGCCGGCGGAAGCGTTTCGAGCGTCTCGTCAATCTGTGGGTCAACCGAAACACCATCGATCTTGAGTGCCGATAGCTTCCCGCGGCTACCGTGGGCGGCGACTTCGAATTCAAACGGGCGGTCACGATCGTCAACGGCCTGTACCCAGATCTTCGATAACCCGTTAGCGCTCTCCCAGTGAACACTGTTCGTCACTGTAACCGACCCAGCAGGAGGGACACATGAAGAGCTACACGCTTGGCACTGGCCTGGATGAGGCGAGGTGCCAACGTACTCATATTCGGTTCCACACCGGTAACACTGTAATGTTAGAATCATCGCCTACACTTTTCCAGCAAGAGTTCAGAGCCGCCCCGCTCGTCCCGGGTCAACGTCGATGGCATCAACAGGGCAGACATCGACACAGAGCATACAGTCGATACACTGGTCCTCGTGGATGGGGTCGGCTTTGATTTCGGACTCAGGGTGACCCGGCGTTTCAACCCACTCGAACACGTCAACAGGGCAGTCCTCTAGACAGGCCCCGTCCGCAATACAGATGTCGAAATCCACTGCAACATGGGTCCCGTGGATACCCTGTTTTTGCTCCGTTGGTTCTTCACCATCTGTCGTCCATACCCGATGGTCCTCGTGCCTGTCGACTTCCTCGTAGGTATTCTCGAAACTTGGATCGATAGCCATTGAGATGCCCTCTAGTACATTGGTCTTGTCCAGCAACCAGCTGAACCGGTCACTACCCGAGCGACCCCTCCATCTCCAGTTCGATGAGGCGGTTCAGTTCGACGGCGTACTCGATGGGCAGTTCCTCCGTGATCGGCTCGATGAAGCCGGCGACGATCATCTGCTTGGCGTCGTCGTCGTCCAACCCACGGGACTGGAGGTAGAAGACGTCCTCGTCGCCGATCTTCCCAACCGTGGCCTCGTGGGCGACGTCGACCTTGTTCTCCTGGATCTCCATGTACGGCATGGTGTCCGACGTCGATTCGTTGTCGAACATCAGCGCGTCACACTCGACGGAGGTCGAGGAGTCCTCGGCGCCGTCGGCAATGTGGACGAGGCCACGGTAGTTCGTGCGGCCGCCGTCCTTCGCGATGGACTTGGACTCGATGGTGGACTTCGTGTCGGGCGCGTTGTGGTAGACCTTCGCGCCGGTGTCGATGTCCTGACCCTCGCCGGCCATGGCGATGGTGATGTGGTTGTCCGTCGCGCCCGGACCCTTGAGGACGGTCGAGGGTACAGCATCGTGGCCTTCGAGCCCATCGAGCCCGAGACCCACTCCATCGTCCCGTCGGCCTCACAGATCGCGCGCTTGGTGTTAAGGTTGTAGGTGTTTTTCGACCAGTTCTGCACGGTCGAGTACTGGACGTGGGCGTTCTCGCCGACGAACACCTCGACGCCACCGCTGTGGAGGTTAAACGCGGAGTACTTCGGCGCGGAGCAGCCCTCGATGTAGTGGACTTCGGAGTTGTCCTCGGCGATGATGAGCGTGTGCTCGAACTGGCCCATCCCCTCGGAGTTCATCCGGAAGTACGCCTGAACGGGCATGTTGACCGTGGTGTCCTCCGGGATGTAGACGAAGGAGCCACCGGACCACACCGCACCGTGGAGGGCGGCGAACTTGTTGTCGCTTGGGGAACGCACTTCGTCATGAAGTGCTCCTTGACGAGTTCTTCGTGCTCCTGGACGGCCTTGTCCATGTCACAGAAGATGACGCCTTTCTCCTCCCAGCGCTCCTGCATGTTCTGGTAGACAATCTCCGATTCGTACTGGGCGCCCACGCCCGAGAGGGCGTTCTTCTCGGCTTCGGGGATGCCCAGTTTGTCGAAGGTGTCCTGGATCTCCTCGGGGAGGTCCTCCCAGGATTCGGCACCGCCGCGGGTTTCGATGTCCGGGCGGATGTAGGGGACAATATCGGCGATGTCGACTTCCGAGAGGTCCGGCGCACCGGGCCAGCCAGTCGGCATCGGCATCTCCTGGAACTGCTTGAGCGCGCGCAGGCGACGCTCGAGCATCCATTCGGGCTCGTCCTTGTCTTCGGAGATGACTCGGACGGTCTCCTCGGTGAGGCCCTTCTCGGTCTCGAAGGCGGATTTTTCCTCCTTCTTGAACTCGAAGCGGGCTTCGGTATCGGTCTCTTTGAGGTGATCCTGGTCTGAGCTCATGTATCAGATATTGAGTCGAGGGGTTAAAAATTTCTAGGTCAATCAGAGGTATTATTTTGTCTGAACCGTATGCTATTTTTTAAATCAAAAATATTTTTGTGCCCGCGTAATATGGGTTGGTATGGGAAAGACAGACAATTGCACCCGAGGAATTGCCCCAGCTACCGGGAGCCGTAGTCTTTCCCAACTCCTATCAGAGTGGCACAGAGGACCGGCGACTCGGCTTCTCTGTGCTACTCTCTACAAATAGATAAAAAATAAGCTTATTAAAACAAGCAAGGTAACGGTATATGAAACTAAATGACCTTTTCATTTGATACCACTTACAAAAATTTAGACTCGGACCTCTATTCGAGAGTAACGCCAAAAAGTATCGCTAACCCCGAAATTTTGCTTCTCAATGACGGGCTATGTGCTGATCTTGGATTGGATACAGCAAAGCTCAATGCTAAAATTCTAGCAGGCCAAGATCTCTTGGAAGAGTCAATTGCCCAAGCATATGCAGGCCACCAGTATGGAAGTTTTACAGTTCTGGGCGATGGGAGAGCGATGATACTCGGTGAACATGTAAACGATGGCAATAGATACGATATTCAACTGAAAGGGGCTGGTCGAACGCCGTACTCGGGAAGAGGCGATGGCAACGCGACTGTCAGCTCAATGCTCAGAGAGTATCTCTATTCATATGCGATGCAGAATTTAAAAATCAAAACATCGAGAAGTCTGGCAGTCGTCGAAACTGACGAAGCAGTCGAACGACGGCAGACAGAACCTGGGGCCATCCTTGTCCGAGTGATGAACAGCCACATTCGATACGGGACCTTCCAGTATGTTGCGGGTCAGGCATCCGACGAACTACAGCGGTTCACTGACTATGTTATCAACAGGCACTACCCGCAGCTAAATGCGAAAGATCGCACATATCTAGCGTTCTTCGATGCAGTCATGCAGTCGTCAATTGAGATGGTTGTCGAC carries:
- a CDS encoding class I SAM-dependent methyltransferase: MTTKKYEIDEFAFIGRTFTEYQKMFDFDPASWAGQSILDCPAGPCSFVAVAHEHDITAVGADKMYNRSPAALSSSCAEDIETAMDALDGVEDLYVWEFYDDVSELRAYRERAASRFLSDYAHNGDRYVYADLPATPFDDHAFDLVLSAHFLFLYDDRLSYEFHLETIRELCRVGAQLRVFPLHGFDADQSDIAETLVKDLQSEGYTTDIREVPFEFQRGANKMLVVE
- a CDS encoding DUF7333 family protein — translated: MWRYALVIVAVATVALTSVITPSTVFIMVLPSMIVFSVIAFFLRMKYGEFNASP
- a CDS encoding DUF7563 family protein: MPECSTCGGHVSDRFVRVFGDGEGTVYACPACSANAGIGEVTRERSEQL
- a CDS encoding 4Fe-4S dicluster domain-containing protein, producing MAIDPSFENTYEEVDRHEDHRVWTTDGEEPTEQKQGIHGTHVAVDFDICIADGACLEDCPVDVFEWVETPGHPESEIKADPIHEDQCIDCMLCVDVCPVDAIDVDPGRAGRL